The Cylindrospermopsis curvispora GIHE-G1 genome contains a region encoding:
- the fabI gene encoding enoyl-ACP reductase FabI, whose product MLNLSGKNALVTGIANSRSIAWGIAQQLHAAGANLGITYLPDDKGKFEKKVLELVEPLNPSLFLPCNVENEEQIQATFDAIQQKWGKLDILIHCLAFANKEDLSGDFSQTSRLGFNKALEVSTYSLIQLSGAAKPLMTEGGSILTLSYLGAVRAIPNYNVMGVAKAGLEASVRYLAAELGPQNIRVNGISAGPIRTLASSAVGGILDMIHHVEQVAPLKRTVTQLEVGSAAAFLCSDLSSGITGQILYVDAGYEIMGM is encoded by the coding sequence ATGCTAAACCTGTCCGGTAAGAATGCCCTGGTTACGGGGATTGCCAATAGTCGGTCTATTGCTTGGGGTATTGCCCAACAACTACATGCAGCTGGAGCCAATCTGGGAATTACCTATTTGCCCGATGATAAGGGTAAGTTCGAAAAGAAGGTCCTGGAGTTAGTTGAACCCCTTAACCCTAGTTTATTTCTGCCCTGTAATGTAGAGAATGAAGAACAAATCCAAGCTACTTTTGACGCTATTCAACAAAAATGGGGTAAGCTAGATATTCTCATTCACTGTCTAGCTTTTGCTAATAAGGAAGATTTAAGTGGGGATTTTAGTCAAACTTCTCGCCTAGGATTTAATAAGGCTTTAGAGGTTAGCACTTATTCTCTTATTCAGTTAAGTGGAGCAGCTAAACCTTTGATGACAGAAGGTGGTAGTATTCTGACTCTTTCCTATTTGGGCGCAGTGCGGGCTATTCCTAACTATAATGTAATGGGAGTAGCCAAAGCTGGACTGGAAGCTAGTGTGCGTTACTTGGCAGCAGAACTGGGACCCCAAAATATTCGTGTCAATGGCATCTCCGCAGGTCCCATCCGCACTCTGGCTTCCTCTGCTGTGGGTGGTATTTTGGATATGATTCACCACGTTGAGCAAGTGGCTCCCCTTAAACGTACTGTAACTCAATTAGAGGTGGGTAGTGCAGCTGCTTTTCTATGTAGTGATTTATCCAGTGGAATTACCGGACAAATCCTATATGTAGATGCGGGATATGAAATTATGGGCATGTAA
- the hisB gene encoding imidazoleglycerol-phosphate dehydratase HisB, with translation MSKERYATVKRVTGETDVTVSINLDGTGICKSNTGIYFLDHMIQQIASHGLFDLDIQATGDWQIDDHHTNEDVGITLGQALHQALGNKKGIARFGHFIAPLDEALVQVALDFSGRPHVSYGLHISTERVGTYDTQLVREFFVALVNHSQMTLHIRQLDGINSHHIIEATFKAFARAMRMAVEIDPRRAQTIPSSKGVL, from the coding sequence ATGAGTAAAGAAAGATACGCTACGGTTAAACGTGTTACAGGAGAAACAGATGTAACCGTATCCATTAACCTTGATGGTACGGGAATTTGTAAGTCTAATACGGGTATTTATTTTTTGGATCACATGATCCAGCAGATTGCCTCCCATGGTTTATTTGATTTGGATATTCAGGCTACGGGTGACTGGCAAATTGATGACCACCACACCAATGAGGATGTGGGTATTACTTTAGGTCAGGCTCTGCATCAGGCACTTGGTAATAAAAAGGGTATTGCCCGCTTCGGTCATTTCATCGCTCCTTTAGATGAAGCACTGGTCCAGGTAGCTTTAGATTTCTCTGGTCGCCCCCATGTCAGTTATGGATTACATATTAGTACTGAAAGGGTAGGAACCTATGATACTCAACTAGTGAGAGAGTTTTTTGTGGCCTTAGTAAATCATAGTCAAATGACTCTACATATTCGCCAACTGGATGGTATCAATTCTCATCATATTATTGAGGCTACCTTTAAGGCTTTTGCCAGAGCAATGCGCATGGCCGTCGAGATCGATCCTCGTCGCGCTCAAACTATTCCTAGTTCTAAAGGCGTGTTATAG
- a CDS encoding ABC transporter ATP-binding protein: protein MFNNSPAILTSQVGKVYRTGFWSHHKIISLQNCSLEVYPGETFGLLGPNGAGKTTLLKILLGISRPSSGKGFLLGKPLGDRSVKEFIGYLPENPYFYDYLTGYELLELTGGIFRISSRVQRQRIVHLLELVGLSQNQARKQRISSYSKGMVQRIGLAQALINDPEVLFLDEPMSGLDPLAQHQMRAIILSLKSAGKTIFFNSHVLGDVEQICDRIGILNQGQIICSGSLSELLGEEKSYYIRGQGGDKEILQKRLGEIQFEREAIWHGILKEDLYDFLASLRLMGGKVIKISLCRQSLEDFFIQQLSQLATCSKL, encoded by the coding sequence ATGTTTAACAATTCTCCAGCAATCCTTACCTCTCAGGTGGGCAAGGTTTACCGCACAGGATTTTGGTCCCATCACAAGATTATATCTCTCCAAAACTGCTCCCTAGAAGTCTATCCAGGAGAAACTTTTGGCCTTTTGGGACCTAATGGTGCAGGAAAAACTACTTTGTTAAAAATTTTACTGGGAATAAGTCGTCCTTCTAGTGGTAAAGGATTTTTGTTGGGGAAACCACTAGGCGATCGCTCGGTCAAAGAGTTTATTGGTTATTTACCAGAAAACCCCTATTTTTACGATTATCTGACTGGATACGAGTTGTTAGAGTTGACTGGGGGGATCTTCCGAATTTCCTCTCGTGTGCAACGACAACGGATAGTTCATCTATTAGAACTAGTTGGTTTATCCCAAAATCAAGCTCGCAAACAAAGGATTAGTTCCTATTCTAAAGGAATGGTTCAGCGAATTGGTTTAGCTCAGGCGTTGATCAATGATCCAGAAGTGCTGTTTTTGGATGAGCCTATGTCTGGACTTGATCCCTTAGCACAACATCAAATGCGAGCAATTATCCTTTCCCTTAAATCTGCGGGAAAAACCATCTTTTTCAACAGTCATGTATTAGGAGATGTGGAACAGATTTGCGATCGCATTGGCATATTAAATCAAGGACAAATAATTTGCAGTGGATCCCTGAGTGAATTGTTAGGGGAGGAGAAAAGTTATTATATCAGGGGTCAAGGAGGGGATAAAGAGATATTGCAAAAAAGATTGGGGGAGATACAATTTGAACGAGAAGCTATATGGCATGGCATCTTAAAAGAGGATTTATATGATTTTCTTGCCAGTTTGCGGTTAATGGGTGGGAAAGTGATTAAAATAAGCTTATGTCGTCAGTCCTTGGAGGATTTTTTTATTCAACAGTTATCCCAGTTAGCAACCTGCTCAAAACTTTAA